A single region of the Triticum dicoccoides isolate Atlit2015 ecotype Zavitan chromosome 2B, WEW_v2.0, whole genome shotgun sequence genome encodes:
- the LOC119360943 gene encoding vegetative cell wall protein gp1-like — MTTSPTLELRNSTPHHGTTSHSLAMPNPPTPSSPSPLPAPARKSPSSRRRQRLLASPKPSPAPTSSSSSASSASSSSASFSFAPFSPAPSPFHHRFLSPLRASAVPFSWEHRPGIPRTPARGAGTRSKSGAPPLPLPPSLFSNNKVVAEYSFGADGAYSVVPTKARRRKQQRRWPAVTDALTEWLAVLSLYRSCTRSRDSLAASGPPPHPRRCSP, encoded by the coding sequence ATGACCACAAGCCCCACACTTGAGCTCCGAAACTCCACACCACACCACGGCACCACAAGCCACAGCTTAGCAATGCCCAACCCGCCCACCCCCTCCTCGCCGTCGCCGCTCCCGGCCCCGGCGCGCAAATCTCCGTCCAGCCGCCGGCGCCAGCGCCTGCTCGCGTCCCCGAAGCCGTCGCCCGCTcccacctcctcgtcctcgtcggcgtcgtcggcgtcgtcttCCTCCGCGTCCTTCTCCTTCGCCCCCTTCTCGCCGGCGCCCTCGCCGTTCCACCACCGCTTCCTCTCCCCGCTCCGTGCCTCCGCGGTGCCCTTCTCCTGGGAGCACCGGCCTGGCATCCCCAGGACCCCCGCGCGCGGCGCCGGCACCCGCAGCAAGTCCGGTGCCCCGCCGCTGCCCCTCCCGCCGTCGCTCTTCTCCAACAACAAGGTGGTCGCCGAGTACTCCTTCGGCGCCGACGGCGCGTACTCCGTCgttcccacgaaggcgaggaggcgCAAGCAGCAGCGGCGGTGGCCAGCGGTGACCGACGCCCTGACAGAGTGGCTGGCCGTGCTGAGCCTCTACCGGTCGTGCACGAGGTCGCGCGACTCCCTCGCCGCCTCAGGCCCGCCACCGCACCCGCGCCGGTGCTCGCCCTAG